In Andreesenia angusta, a single genomic region encodes these proteins:
- the nusB gene encoding transcription antitermination factor NusB — MSRKTARETAMKTLFQMELNGEYDLDNVNINEEESLGEADSAYIEGLVRGVSEKLEEIDAIIEKYSKSWKLSRLPKVDLSILRIAIYEMMHIEDIPMQVSINEAIEIAKKYSTADSSKFINGLLGAYAKEMSGTDD; from the coding sequence ATGAGCAGAAAGACAGCGAGAGAGACTGCAATGAAAACACTGTTTCAGATGGAGCTGAACGGAGAATATGACTTAGACAACGTGAATATAAACGAAGAAGAGTCGTTAGGTGAGGCGGATTCAGCCTATATCGAGGGGCTCGTGAGAGGGGTTTCGGAAAAACTAGAGGAAATAGATGCAATTATAGAGAAGTACTCTAAGTCTTGGAAGCTCAGCAGGCTTCCTAAAGTCGATCTATCTATTTTAAGGATAGCGATCTACGAGATGATGCACATAGAGGACATACCTATGCAGGTCTCGATAAACGAAGCTATAGAGATAGCTAAAAAGTACAGCACAGCTGACTCAAGTAAGTTTATAAATGGACTGCTTGGAGCCTATGCAAAGGAAATGAGCGGTACAGATGACTAA
- the dxs gene encoding 1-deoxy-D-xylulose-5-phosphate synthase, with product MIELKRLSDYRDIQDIKSMKFSELDEFAEEIRQFLIESISKTGGHLASNLGVVELTLALHKVYNSGKDKIVWDVGHQAYVHKILTGRKDEFPTLRQYRGLSGFPKRKESPHDVFDTGHSSTSISAGLGYAMSRDILAENYQVISVIGDGAMTAGMAFEALNHAGDKKTDFTVVLNDNEMSISENVGGLSRYLYKVRTEKVYQKVKEDMETIVGNIPGIGKMMLKTAEKAKDSVKYFFVPGMFFEELGFKYFGPIDGHDIESLAEVFEKAKHVKGPKLIHVVTKKGKGYAPAEQNPEKFHGVSPFDIETGKSLSKSSKTYSDVLGETILDMGEERQNIVAITAAMPSGTGLDKFKDRFPERFFDVGIAEQHGVTLAAGMAANGLKPFFAVYSTFLQRAYDQVIHDVCIQNLPVVFGIDRAGLVGNDGETHHGSFDISYLSHMPNMTIISPKGEKEFKSMIAFGAEFEAPLAIRYGKGVCCDFVDYGEYPEKDIEYGVSETIVQGEEVAIIAVGRMVEVGYKVAKRLELEGRNITLVNARFIKPVDLEMVENISRTHRAIVTIEDNSIVGGFGSMVNTELLKLRYSGEVVNLGIKDEFIEHGDNEDLYRELGLDEDSVYRLIDKSFFKE from the coding sequence GTGATTGAATTGAAAAGACTCTCTGATTACAGGGATATTCAAGATATAAAGAGCATGAAATTTTCAGAGCTAGACGAGTTTGCAGAGGAGATAAGGCAGTTTCTCATAGAGAGCATATCCAAGACAGGCGGCCATTTGGCTTCGAATCTAGGGGTGGTGGAGCTTACACTTGCGCTCCACAAGGTCTACAACAGCGGGAAGGACAAGATAGTCTGGGACGTGGGTCATCAGGCCTATGTGCACAAGATACTTACAGGCAGAAAAGACGAGTTCCCGACACTCAGGCAGTACAGGGGCTTAAGCGGATTTCCGAAGAGGAAGGAAAGCCCGCACGACGTATTCGACACAGGTCACAGCTCCACTTCCATCTCGGCCGGGCTTGGCTACGCCATGTCCAGAGACATACTGGCGGAAAACTACCAAGTCATAAGCGTCATAGGCGATGGGGCTATGACTGCCGGCATGGCCTTCGAGGCCCTCAATCACGCAGGCGACAAGAAGACAGACTTCACCGTGGTGCTAAATGACAATGAGATGTCTATATCCGAAAACGTGGGGGGGCTTTCCAGGTACCTCTATAAGGTGAGGACAGAGAAGGTATACCAGAAGGTCAAGGAAGACATGGAGACCATAGTCGGGAATATTCCGGGTATAGGCAAGATGATGCTTAAAACTGCGGAAAAGGCAAAGGACAGCGTAAAGTACTTCTTCGTGCCGGGAATGTTCTTCGAGGAGCTTGGATTCAAATACTTCGGCCCCATAGATGGCCACGACATAGAGTCGCTTGCAGAGGTGTTTGAAAAGGCCAAGCATGTAAAGGGGCCTAAGCTTATCCATGTAGTCACAAAGAAGGGGAAAGGCTACGCTCCGGCTGAGCAAAACCCAGAGAAATTCCATGGTGTATCGCCATTTGATATAGAGACCGGGAAATCTCTTTCTAAAAGCTCTAAGACGTATTCAGATGTGCTTGGAGAGACAATACTCGACATGGGCGAAGAAAGGCAGAACATAGTGGCCATAACTGCGGCTATGCCTTCCGGAACAGGGCTTGACAAGTTCAAAGACAGGTTCCCCGAGCGTTTCTTTGACGTGGGGATAGCTGAACAGCATGGAGTCACTCTGGCTGCCGGGATGGCCGCAAATGGACTCAAGCCATTCTTCGCAGTGTACTCTACTTTTCTTCAGAGAGCTTACGACCAGGTCATCCACGACGTATGTATCCAGAACCTCCCAGTCGTATTCGGAATAGACAGGGCAGGACTTGTGGGAAATGACGGAGAGACTCACCATGGGTCATTCGACATATCATACCTCTCCCATATGCCGAACATGACGATAATATCGCCTAAAGGCGAGAAGGAGTTCAAGTCGATGATAGCTTTCGGAGCTGAGTTTGAAGCGCCGCTTGCCATAAGATACGGCAAAGGCGTATGCTGCGACTTTGTAGACTATGGGGAATACCCTGAAAAAGACATAGAGTACGGCGTAAGCGAGACTATAGTCCAAGGTGAGGAAGTGGCCATAATAGCTGTAGGCAGGATGGTGGAAGTCGGATACAAGGTGGCAAAGCGACTTGAGCTAGAGGGCAGGAATATAACGCTTGTAAACGCCAGGTTTATAAAGCCTGTAGACCTTGAGATGGTGGAGAATATATCTAGGACACATAGAGCTATAGTGACAATAGAGGACAATTCGATTGTGGGTGGATTTGGAAGCATGGTAAACACCGAGCTTTTAAAGCTCAGGTACAGCGGGGAAGTTGTGAACCTGGGGATAAAAGACGAGTTCATAGAGCATGGAGACAACGAGGATCTCTACAGAGAGCTGGGGCTAGATGAAGACAGCGTATATAGATTAATAGATAAAAGTTTCTTTAAGGAGTAG
- the xseA gene encoding exodeoxyribonuclease VII large subunit: protein MELKPLRVSEINHYINRILSNDVLLYNMSVEGEVSNCKYHSSGHIYFSLKDEKSKIRCVMFAGNASSLSIELKDGMKVVVTGSINIYEKDGSYQINVRKARDEGRGELYEAFEALKEKLYLEGLFDEDRKKQIPKYPRKIGLVTSITGATLKDMVVNIRRRNPAVDIVIKPAIVQGRDSAQSVVEAIESLNAREDIDTIIVGRGGGSIEELWSFNEEAVARAIYGSRIPIISAVGHETDYTISDFVADLRASTPSVAAEVSVQPLKELTEKLELFKSRLQTAERERLRDAGLELSALESRLSHNSPKDALKYSRAELDLNMEKLRSAVLERFRVEESSLQNLGAKLDSLSPLRTLDRGYVFVEGEAGSIVSSKSDVGEGEKLKLRFKDGAVEVKVEKID, encoded by the coding sequence ATGGAGCTTAAACCACTTAGAGTAAGTGAGATCAACCACTATATAAACAGGATACTTTCAAACGACGTACTGCTCTACAATATGAGCGTGGAGGGAGAAGTTTCAAACTGCAAGTACCACAGCAGCGGGCATATATACTTCAGCTTGAAAGACGAGAAGAGCAAGATAAGATGTGTGATGTTTGCCGGGAATGCCTCTAGCCTGAGTATAGAGCTTAAAGACGGGATGAAAGTAGTTGTAACAGGGAGCATAAACATATACGAAAAAGACGGAAGCTACCAGATAAACGTCAGGAAAGCCAGAGATGAAGGCAGGGGAGAGCTCTACGAAGCTTTTGAAGCTCTTAAAGAGAAGCTATACCTAGAGGGGCTGTTCGACGAAGACAGGAAAAAGCAGATACCGAAGTACCCTAGAAAGATAGGGTTAGTCACCTCTATAACTGGAGCTACACTCAAGGACATGGTTGTGAATATAAGGCGGAGAAACCCAGCAGTGGACATAGTCATAAAGCCCGCTATAGTCCAGGGAAGAGACTCGGCTCAGTCAGTGGTCGAGGCCATTGAATCCCTCAACGCCAGAGAAGACATAGACACCATAATAGTTGGAAGAGGCGGAGGATCAATAGAGGAGCTCTGGTCTTTTAACGAGGAAGCGGTGGCTAGAGCCATATACGGCTCTAGGATACCGATAATATCCGCTGTAGGGCACGAGACGGACTACACCATCTCCGACTTTGTAGCCGACCTAAGGGCGTCTACGCCTTCGGTTGCAGCTGAGGTTTCAGTTCAGCCTCTAAAGGAGTTGACAGAGAAGCTAGAGCTATTTAAGTCGAGGCTTCAGACGGCAGAGAGGGAGCGCTTAAGAGATGCAGGGCTTGAGCTTTCAGCTCTTGAGTCAAGGCTTTCCCACAACAGCCCAAAAGACGCATTAAAGTACAGCAGAGCGGAGCTTGACCTCAATATGGAGAAACTTAGAAGCGCTGTGCTAGAGCGATTTCGTGTAGAGGAGAGCTCTCTTCAGAACTTGGGTGCCAAGCTAGACAGCTTGAGCCCCCTTAGGACGCTTGACAGAGGGTACGTGTTTGTAGAGGGCGAAGCCGGAAGTATAGTCTCCTCTAAGTCGGATGTAGGAGAAGGCGAAAAGCTAAAGCTGAGGTTCAAAGACGGAGCGGTAGAAGTGAAAGTTGAGAAAATAGATTAG
- a CDS encoding Asp23/Gls24 family envelope stress response protein, whose translation MSDIDREEYAEDYGQIKISDEVVGTIAGIAAMEVSGVAGMSGGIAGGIGDMLGRKNFSKGVKVQVGDVETSIDLYIIVEYGAKIPEVAWNIQEAVKREVEAMTGLDVAEVNINVQGVNIEKESKEESQEQ comes from the coding sequence TTGTCAGATATAGATAGAGAAGAATATGCAGAAGACTACGGACAGATAAAGATATCGGATGAAGTCGTAGGAACGATAGCCGGGATTGCAGCTATGGAAGTATCTGGGGTTGCAGGCATGAGCGGTGGAATAGCCGGTGGGATAGGAGATATGCTTGGAAGAAAGAACTTCTCAAAGGGAGTTAAAGTGCAAGTTGGAGATGTGGAGACATCGATAGACCTCTATATAATAGTTGAATACGGTGCTAAGATACCAGAAGTTGCATGGAACATACAGGAAGCTGTAAAACGTGAGGTAGAAGCCATGACAGGACTAGACGTTGCCGAAGTGAATATAAACGTGCAAGGCGTCAATATAGAGAAGGAATCCAAAGAGGAGAGCCAAGAACAATAA
- a CDS encoding pilus assembly FimT family protein — MRKSNSGFTLLEVVILLAVSIVLMVPGYSHISSISRVRTEASRSRKVANRSYELIETVKRKSTEELLQGVESHAEGMKVRAWAEYDLEFKEAREAKGRSDGVELPHEKLNVYVEVYEGEDLIGEYGLTRVEEDSVED, encoded by the coding sequence ATGAGAAAGAGCAACAGCGGCTTTACGCTTCTAGAGGTCGTAATACTCCTGGCTGTTTCGATAGTGCTTATGGTTCCGGGATACTCTCACATATCCAGCATCTCTAGAGTTAGGACGGAAGCTTCACGCAGCAGGAAGGTCGCCAACAGATCATACGAACTGATAGAGACGGTAAAGCGCAAGAGCACAGAGGAGTTGCTTCAGGGAGTAGAAAGTCATGCGGAGGGGATGAAAGTCAGAGCTTGGGCCGAGTACGACCTTGAATTCAAGGAGGCCAGAGAGGCGAAAGGCAGAAGCGACGGGGTGGAACTGCCTCACGAAAAGCTGAACGTCTATGTGGAGGTATATGAAGGCGAGGACTTGATAGGAGAGTACGGCTTGACTAGAGTGGAGGAGGATTCAGTTGAAGATTGA
- a CDS encoding polyprenyl synthetase family protein, translated as MFKEEMGEIKTFIEEEIEKLFRVPSSPQSVVFESMRYSMTAGGKRIRPILALKTYEIVSGKSYRDIVKFAVAIEMIHTYSLVHDDLPAMDNDDYRRGKPTNHRVYGDDMAILAGDGLLNLAYETMFGLIAGSEEKEKYTAASLEVASASGVNGMIGGQVVDILSDRKDMDSGTLDYIHKNKTSRLIESSIISGAILGGASGEEMESLKLYAESIGLMFQIRDDILDRIGSSEELGKTAGIDEINDKMTYVTVHGLEKSLEKATELCETARAALGRMKGKDTEFLEGLVDYLVCRKA; from the coding sequence TTGTTTAAGGAAGAGATGGGGGAAATAAAGACTTTTATAGAAGAAGAGATAGAGAAGCTCTTTAGAGTGCCAAGTTCGCCTCAGAGCGTTGTGTTTGAATCTATGAGATACAGCATGACTGCAGGAGGCAAGAGGATAAGGCCTATACTGGCTCTAAAGACTTATGAAATAGTCAGCGGAAAGAGCTACAGAGATATAGTTAAGTTCGCTGTGGCGATAGAGATGATACACACATATTCGCTTGTGCACGACGACTTGCCGGCGATGGACAACGATGACTACAGAAGAGGAAAGCCCACAAACCACAGAGTCTACGGGGACGATATGGCCATACTTGCAGGGGACGGACTGCTGAACCTCGCCTACGAGACTATGTTCGGGCTTATAGCCGGATCAGAGGAAAAAGAGAAGTATACAGCGGCATCGCTTGAAGTCGCAAGCGCTTCAGGGGTAAATGGAATGATAGGAGGCCAGGTTGTAGACATCTTGAGCGACAGGAAAGACATGGACTCTGGCACTTTGGACTACATCCATAAAAACAAGACCTCGAGGCTTATAGAGTCGTCCATAATTTCGGGGGCTATACTGGGTGGAGCTTCAGGTGAGGAGATGGAGTCGCTTAAGCTCTACGCAGAGAGCATAGGGCTTATGTTCCAGATAAGGGACGACATACTGGACAGAATAGGCAGCAGCGAAGAGCTGGGAAAGACTGCCGGAATAGACGAGATAAATGACAAGATGACTTATGTCACAGTGCATGGACTAGAGAAGTCGCTAGAGAAGGCTACAGAGCTATGCGAAACGGCTAGAGCAGCGCTTGGCAGGATGAAAGGCAAAGACACGGAGTTTCTAGAGGGGCTTGTAGACTATCTAGTTTGCAGGAAAGCTTAA
- a CDS encoding CD1247 N-terminal domain-containing protein, with amino-acid sequence MQYLYEKVAYLRGLAEGLEIDDSTKEGKLLKSMIVVMEDMVDAINENTEEIEEISSYVEIIDEDLSEMEDIVYDEDDDEDDYYDDEDFEYIELVCPSCGEEISVDRELIDDGEVFCPNCEEKIEI; translated from the coding sequence GTGCAATACTTATATGAAAAAGTGGCCTATTTAAGAGGGCTAGCTGAGGGTCTAGAGATAGACGACAGCACCAAAGAAGGAAAGCTTTTAAAGAGTATGATAGTGGTCATGGAGGATATGGTTGATGCCATAAACGAGAACACAGAGGAAATCGAGGAGATAAGCAGCTATGTGGAAATCATAGACGAAGATCTGTCTGAGATGGAGGACATAGTCTACGACGAAGATGACGATGAAGACGACTACTATGACGACGAGGATTTCGAATATATTGAGCTTGTTTGTCCAAGCTGCGGAGAGGAGATATCTGTAGACCGCGAGCTTATAGACGACGGAGAGGTTTTCTGTCCTAACTGCGAAGAGAAGATAGAGATTTAG
- a CDS encoding exodeoxyribonuclease VII small subunit produces the protein MKKKDPKFEDYLKELEKVVEKLENGNVSLEKSLEEFQNGIELYRKCSDILKEVEGKISVLEEKEIELNIEDIQE, from the coding sequence TTGAAGAAAAAAGATCCTAAATTCGAAGACTACCTCAAGGAGCTTGAGAAAGTGGTGGAGAAGCTTGAAAACGGGAATGTCTCGCTAGAGAAGTCGTTAGAGGAGTTTCAAAACGGAATAGAGCTTTACAGAAAATGCAGCGACATACTGAAAGAGGTAGAGGGAAAGATATCGGTGCTTGAAGAGAAAGAGATAGAGCTTAATATAGAGGATATTCAGGAATAG
- a CDS encoding type II secretion system protein — MKRPSTLKTRKASNSSRGYTLLELAIVLAIMGILGMVGSALIAPTRQELLRSTESLAGDLESCMAMTHYSPNSYSITFERDGYTVLRNRQENIEVEKEVKYPESVEFARVPANMSFQKNGDLKLKKEDMTIKILDRKKKESLYITIVPVSNRVRVTASPSKPI; from the coding sequence TTGAAAAGACCATCTACTTTAAAAACCAGAAAAGCGTCAAACAGCAGTAGAGGCTATACTCTGCTTGAACTGGCCATAGTGCTGGCCATAATGGGGATACTGGGGATGGTTGGGTCGGCCTTGATCGCTCCCACTAGACAGGAGCTTCTGCGCTCTACGGAATCGTTGGCTGGAGACTTGGAGTCCTGCATGGCCATGACTCACTACAGTCCGAACTCATACTCGATCACATTTGAAAGAGACGGCTACACTGTGCTCAGAAATAGACAAGAGAACATAGAGGTTGAGAAAGAGGTCAAATACCCTGAAAGTGTAGAGTTTGCAAGAGTGCCTGCGAATATGAGTTTTCAGAAGAACGGGGATTTAAAGCTTAAGAAAGAAGATATGACTATAAAGATCTTAGACAGAAAGAAAAAAGAGAGTCTCTATATAACTATAGTTCCAGTTTCGAACAGAGTGCGAGTCACAGCGAGTCCAAGCAAGCCCATTTAA
- a CDS encoding arginine repressor, which yields MKKYARQSKILELIEANEIETQEELAEFLKSSGIDVTQATVSRDIRELKLVKVSTKGGKYKYATMAQNNEGTADRLIKIFKNSIVSINTAGHLLVIKTIPGAAQICASTIDSLGIDEIVGTIAGDDTIFIAVSSYERVTDIMKDFNALLK from the coding sequence TTGAAAAAATATGCCAGACAATCAAAGATACTAGAACTTATAGAGGCAAACGAGATAGAGACACAGGAGGAGTTGGCAGAGTTTCTGAAAAGCTCAGGTATAGATGTAACCCAGGCCACTGTTTCTAGAGATATAAGAGAGCTGAAGCTTGTGAAAGTGTCCACAAAAGGCGGCAAGTACAAGTACGCTACAATGGCCCAGAACAACGAAGGGACAGCCGACAGGCTTATAAAGATATTCAAGAACTCCATAGTCTCCATAAACACCGCCGGACATCTCTTGGTCATAAAGACGATACCGGGGGCGGCGCAGATATGCGCATCCACAATAGACTCGCTGGGGATAGACGAGATAGTTGGAACTATAGCAGGAGACGACACAATATTCATAGCGGTTAGCTCTTACGAGAGGGTAACAGATATAATGAAAGACTTTAACGCCCTCTTGAAATAA
- the efp gene encoding elongation factor P has translation MISAGDFKKGITFEMDGEVYQIIDFQHVKPGKGAAFVRTKIKNIKTGTTRENTFNPNDKYPKAHIETKEMQYLYSDGELYYFMDNETYDQIPLDYSKVEEAIKYLKENDSAVIRFFKGDAFDVQPPNFVELEVVHTEPGVKGDTATGATKPAELETGAVVQVPLFINVGEIIKVDTRSNEYLSRA, from the coding sequence ATGATTTCAGCAGGTGATTTTAAAAAGGGAATTACATTTGAAATGGATGGAGAAGTTTATCAGATAATAGACTTCCAACACGTTAAGCCAGGAAAGGGAGCGGCTTTCGTCAGAACAAAGATAAAGAACATAAAGACAGGGACTACAAGAGAGAACACTTTCAATCCAAACGACAAATATCCTAAGGCTCATATAGAGACTAAAGAGATGCAGTACTTATATTCAGACGGAGAGCTTTACTACTTTATGGACAACGAGACTTATGACCAGATACCACTAGACTACTCTAAAGTGGAAGAAGCTATAAAGTATCTGAAGGAGAACGACTCGGCAGTTATAAGATTCTTCAAAGGAGATGCATTCGACGTTCAGCCCCCTAACTTTGTAGAGCTTGAAGTTGTACACACAGAGCCGGGAGTAAAGGGAGACACTGCCACAGGAGCTACAAAGCCGGCAGAGCTTGAGACTGGAGCTGTAGTTCAGGTTCCTCTTTTCATAAACGTTGGGGAAATAATAAAAGTAGATACAAGAAGTAATGAATATCTCTCTAGAGCTTAG
- the recN gene encoding DNA repair protein RecN, whose translation MITDLNIENFAIIDRISISFESGLNIITGETGTGKSIVVDAINLLLGERSDKSFIRHGHEKARIEAVFEDSYDVKLKGLLESYGIECEEDGLLLVSREIYSNGRSVARINGRAATLTMLRELVPRLLDIQSQNENQKLLHSENQLEIIDVICGAEIAELKALIKEDYMSLKAVDRKIEKLSGDEMEKERKIDLLKFQIEEIECADLKAEEEEKLTSEYKKLQANEEIEKSLERAKSELSDGIDGASIMERVYQLHTGFSRVESYDEKLKSFSEEMLAIYYQMQELGRDIKDYSLGLEYPENSLEDLGRRLDQINSLKRKYGNTVEEILEYRDEVAKELELLYDLDNEIERLKAKKVLLEENLLELSGKASALRKSHAVQFQENIERELKALNMEDSVFEVRFSERDGFSETGTDRVDFMISTNLGQPIKPISKVVSGGELSRIMLAFKNILAEKDDIATLVFDEIDAGISGRTAQLVGEKIKSVSTLHQIICITHLPQIAAMADVHFRITKGSSHELTTAEVKKLDHEEKVDEITRLIGGVSLTDTSRKHAAEMLELSSKLK comes from the coding sequence TTGATTACAGATTTAAACATTGAAAACTTTGCGATAATAGACAGGATAAGCATTTCTTTCGAAAGTGGACTCAACATAATAACAGGGGAGACCGGTACAGGCAAGTCCATAGTTGTGGACGCCATAAACCTGCTCTTAGGGGAGCGATCAGACAAGTCCTTTATAAGGCACGGCCACGAGAAGGCCAGGATAGAAGCCGTGTTTGAAGACTCTTACGACGTGAAATTAAAAGGGCTTCTGGAGTCTTACGGAATAGAGTGCGAAGAAGACGGACTGCTTCTTGTGTCTAGGGAGATCTACAGTAATGGCAGAAGCGTGGCCAGGATAAACGGAAGAGCTGCGACTCTGACTATGCTTAGAGAGCTTGTCCCAAGGCTTCTGGACATACAGAGCCAGAACGAGAACCAGAAGCTATTGCACTCAGAAAACCAGCTTGAAATAATAGATGTGATCTGTGGAGCCGAAATTGCAGAGCTCAAGGCCCTGATTAAAGAAGACTATATGAGCTTAAAAGCTGTCGACCGCAAAATAGAGAAGCTCTCAGGCGATGAAATGGAGAAAGAGAGAAAGATAGACCTGCTAAAATTCCAGATAGAGGAGATAGAGTGTGCAGATTTAAAAGCCGAGGAAGAGGAAAAGCTGACTTCTGAGTACAAGAAGCTTCAGGCCAACGAGGAAATAGAGAAGTCGCTCGAGAGGGCAAAATCAGAGCTCTCAGACGGAATCGACGGAGCGAGCATAATGGAGAGAGTCTATCAGCTACACACTGGTTTTAGCAGAGTTGAAAGCTACGATGAGAAGCTGAAGTCGTTTTCGGAAGAGATGCTGGCCATATACTACCAGATGCAAGAGCTGGGCAGGGACATAAAAGACTACAGTTTGGGACTTGAGTACCCTGAAAACAGCTTGGAAGACTTGGGAAGAAGGCTTGACCAGATAAACAGCTTAAAGAGAAAGTACGGAAATACAGTGGAAGAGATACTGGAGTACAGAGACGAGGTGGCAAAAGAGCTTGAGCTTTTATACGACCTGGACAACGAGATAGAGAGGCTTAAGGCGAAGAAGGTCTTGCTGGAAGAAAACCTGCTTGAACTCTCGGGAAAAGCTTCAGCGCTTAGAAAGTCACACGCTGTCCAGTTTCAAGAGAACATAGAGAGAGAGCTGAAAGCCCTCAACATGGAAGACTCTGTATTTGAAGTCAGGTTTTCAGAGAGAGATGGCTTTTCAGAGACTGGAACAGACAGAGTCGACTTTATGATCTCCACCAACCTGGGACAGCCTATAAAGCCGATATCCAAAGTGGTATCAGGGGGAGAGCTCTCCAGGATAATGCTGGCTTTCAAGAACATACTGGCTGAAAAGGACGATATAGCCACTCTTGTATTCGACGAGATAGACGCAGGTATAAGCGGAAGAACTGCGCAGCTTGTAGGCGAGAAGATAAAGTCTGTGTCCACTCTCCACCAGATAATATGCATAACCCATCTTCCGCAGATAGCGGCTATGGCTGACGTGCACTTCAGGATAACAAAGGGGTCTTCACATGAGCTGACGACTGCGGAAGTCAAGAAGCTGGACCACGAGGAGAAAGTGGATGAAATAACTAGGCTCATAGGGGGAGTGAGCCTGACAGATACAAGCAGGAAGCACGCTGCAGAGATGCTGGAGCTGTCGAGCAAGCTTAAGTGA
- a CDS encoding PulJ/GspJ family protein has product MEKGYTLLELVISMAILCIVTLMISGFLGFGLGFSRETRELVNSGSHYRSVMLFLERNLESKSGVEVVKGKLGGTAVYEDVTDRSCKVELYMIMASLEENKERFSIYMSAPNRDGRRVMRYEKGSESVSGKMECGSGIDNLYLEPLPEGCNFREASGLRFTFENTSKTGGAEFEKTIYFKNQKSVKQQ; this is encoded by the coding sequence ATGGAGAAAGGTTATACACTCTTGGAGCTTGTAATCTCTATGGCGATACTGTGCATAGTGACTTTGATGATATCGGGCTTTCTAGGCTTTGGACTCGGGTTTAGCAGAGAGACGAGAGAGCTTGTGAACTCGGGTAGCCACTACAGAAGCGTGATGTTGTTTCTAGAGCGGAATCTAGAGAGTAAATCCGGGGTGGAAGTTGTAAAAGGCAAGTTAGGGGGCACAGCTGTATACGAAGATGTGACAGACAGGAGCTGCAAAGTGGAGCTCTATATGATTATGGCGAGTTTGGAAGAGAATAAAGAGAGATTTTCGATCTACATGAGTGCTCCAAACCGAGATGGCAGGAGAGTTATGAGGTATGAAAAGGGATCTGAGAGTGTTTCGGGAAAGATGGAGTGCGGAAGTGGTATAGACAATCTGTACTTAGAACCACTGCCAGAGGGATGTAATTTCAGAGAAGCTTCAGGACTCAGGTTTACATTCGAGAACACATCTAAGACTGGAGGTGCGGAATTTGAAAAGACCATCTACTTTAAAAACCAGAAAAGCGTCAAACAGCAGTAG
- a CDS encoding TlyA family RNA methyltransferase has protein sequence MKKERIDVLLVERGIVDSREKAKKLVMAGVVLVDNERVDKPGTKIDVESEIRLKGGNPLKYVSRGGLKLEKAIESFDIELKGKVALDIGASTGGFSDCMLQNGVEKVYAIDVGYGQLDWKIRSDERVVAMDRTNIRNVTKEDVGELADFVSIDVSFISLKLVLPVAKELTKEDAEIVALIKPQFEAGKDKVGKKGVVRDRKVHEEVVRSIYEFSKGIGLYFRGMTYSPVKGAEGNIEYLAYISKNEEGCIDIDSLLEKVVESSHENL, from the coding sequence ATGAAGAAAGAGAGAATAGATGTGTTGCTCGTAGAGAGGGGCATAGTGGACAGTAGAGAAAAGGCCAAGAAGCTTGTGATGGCAGGAGTTGTGCTTGTGGACAATGAAAGAGTAGACAAGCCGGGGACAAAGATAGACGTGGAAAGCGAGATAAGGCTCAAAGGTGGAAACCCTCTGAAGTATGTAAGCAGAGGTGGACTAAAGCTCGAGAAGGCCATAGAGAGCTTTGACATAGAGCTAAAGGGCAAGGTGGCGCTCGACATAGGGGCGTCTACAGGAGGATTCAGCGACTGCATGCTTCAAAACGGAGTAGAGAAGGTCTACGCCATAGACGTAGGCTACGGTCAGCTGGACTGGAAAATCAGAAGCGATGAAAGAGTCGTCGCCATGGACAGGACCAATATAAGAAACGTCACAAAAGAAGATGTAGGAGAGCTTGCGGACTTCGTAAGCATAGACGTGTCCTTTATATCGCTTAAGCTGGTGCTTCCAGTGGCCAAGGAGCTTACAAAGGAAGATGCAGAGATAGTGGCGCTTATAAAGCCGCAGTTCGAGGCCGGGAAAGACAAGGTTGGAAAGAAAGGCGTTGTAAGAGACAGGAAAGTGCATGAAGAAGTGGTGAGGTCAATATACGAATTCAGCAAGGGGATAGGACTCTACTTCAGAGGCATGACTTACTCGCCTGTCAAGGGTGCAGAAGGCAATATAGAGTACTTGGCATACATCTCTAAAAACGAAGAGGGCTGCATAGATATAGATTCGCTGCTCGAGAAAGTAGTAGAGTCTTCGCACGAAAATCTATAA